The DNA segment GACGTAGGAGCGGAACGGGCCCATCGGTTCCGTGTACGTGAACGAGACGTAGGTCCCCAGGACGTCGCCGCGCGTCTGGTTGTACTCGAACGAGCCGAAGAGGAGGGACGAGTACGGCGTGTCCGCGTCGATCGAGGCGCTCGGCACCGCGGACGACGAAATAGGGAGGAGGCCGGAGGGCGCGTGAGAGGGGGCAGATCCGCTGAGTGCGACGGGCAGCAGTGAAAGCACCGTGAACGCCGCCGCCGCTTTTGCGAGATTTGCGCACGCGCCCTTGCCGTCCTCCATCTACCAATTACTGTCCGTTCGACGATATGCCGCTTTTGGTCCGGCCGGGCAACTCCTTGGGACGCCCTTCGAACCCGGTCGACGACGCCGCCCTCGGACGCGTTTCGACCGCTGTACGCAAAGTATCTTTATCCCGAACCGGCATGCGTCGCCCTGACATGGGTCCGTGGGACGTCTTCCTGCGCGTATCGTTCGCCGGCTTCGCGGCGATCCTCGCGACGGTGTCCGTGAAGTCGTACGTGCGACACCGGGAGCGGCGTTTCCTCCTGTTGAGTGCCGCGTTCGGCCTGTTCCTCGCGCAAGGCGTCTGGCTCCTCGCCGAAATCGCGACGGCGCCGACGCCTTCCGTCGGCACTCCCTGGCTCGCCCTGAACCTCGCGGTGCTCGTGTCGCTCTACCTCGCGCTGTTGCGGTGATTGCATGTCAGAAGGCCTTGAACTGGAAAGCCGCCGTCGGATCTACGACTTCCTCACGGCGAACCCGGGGGTCCACCTCCGGCGAATCGGGCAGGCGCTCGGCATGTCGACGGGCATGCTCTCCTACCACCTCGGATACCTCGAGCGGAACGGCGTCCTGAAGGCGGAGGAGGACGGCCATCGCAAGCGATACTTCATCGCCCGCGCGTTCGTCGAGGCGCAGCGGCGGATCCTCGCGGTCTTGCGACAGGACGTGCCCCGCAAGATCATGCTCGAGCTCTTGACGTACGGCGACCGGACGTTCGCCGACCTGCAGATGAGCGTCGGCGTCTCGAAGTCGACGTTGTCGTATCACCTGCAGAAACTGATGCAACGGGACCTGCTCGTCCG comes from the Thermoplasmata archaeon genome and includes:
- a CDS encoding winged helix-turn-helix transcriptional regulator; its protein translation is MSEGLELESRRRIYDFLTANPGVHLRRIGQALGMSTGMLSYHLGYLERNGVLKAEEDGHRKRYFIARAFVEAQRRILAVLRQDVPRKIMLELLTYGDRTFADLQMSVGVSKSTLSYHLQKLMQRDLLVRTKRERESVFTIKDMEEVRKLLLANRSSFQDDAVDRFADLWTKMRT